The DNA sequence CGTGTACACCGGCGCTCCCACGCCGATCACCGGGTTCATGGCGGCGTGCACCAAGGCGGCCGCCGTCGGCGCGCTCGTGCGTGTGCTGTTCTACCTGGGCGAGGGATTCGACGCCGCCACCCGGCACGAGGTCCAGGTGCTGCTGTGGTCGGTGGCGATCGCGACCATGGCGATCGGCACCATCGTCGGCGTCGTGCAGACCGACATCAAGCGACTGCTGGCCTACTCCTCGATCGCGCACGCGGGCTTCATCCTGGTCGCGCTCGTCGGGTTCGGCGCCGCCGCCGCCAGCGCCGTGCTGTTCTACCTGTTGGCCTACGGTCTGGCGACGGTCGGCGCGTTCGCCGTCGTGACGCTGGTGCGCGAGCGCCTGACGACCGGCGGCGGCGACGAGCACGACGCCGTCATCCTCGGTGAGGCGACGCACCTGGCGCAGTGGGCGGGCCTGGGGCGCAAGGCCCCGTGGCTCACGGCGGCCTTCGCGGTGTTCCTGCTGTCGATGGCGGGCATCCCGCTCACGGCGGGCTTCGTGGCGAAGTTCGGGGTCTTCTCCGCGGCGGTCGACGCCGGGGCGTGGCCGCTCGCGCTCATCGGCGTGCTCGCCTCGGCCGTCTCGGTGTTCTTCTACGTGCGCGTCATCGTGCTCATGGTGCTGACGCCGGCGCCCGACGCCGGGCTCGGCGATGGCGCCGCGAGGCAGGCCGACTCGGGCGCCGCGACCAGCGCGCGGGCAGGTGAGGCAGGTGGGACGGGTGGTGCGGCGGGCGCGACGGCGACGCTCGCGCGCCCCGCGGCGCGCGCCGTCGTCACGGTCATGACCGGGTGGGGTCCCGCGGCCGTCGTGGTCGCGCTGTGCGCGATCGGCGTCGTCCTGCTGGGCGTGCTGCCCGCCTCGGTTCTCGATCTTGCCGCTGGGGCGGCTAAGTTCGTGCCGTGAGCCTGCCCCCCGAGCCCAGCGTCGCGCCCGACTCCCGCTCCCGTGAGCCCGCGCCGTACGACGCGGACGCCCTGGGGGCGAACGTGGCCACCGTCATCCCGATGTCCGACTCCGCGCTCGCGGCGCGCCTGACGGAGCGGATGGGCCTGGTCGAGCAGGCGCTGGCCGACGCCGTCGCGAGCGCCGACCGGCTCGCCGACGACGTCTCGCACCACCTTGTCGCCGCGGGGGGCAAGCGGCTGCGTCCCTTTCTGACCCTCCTGGCGGGCGAGCTCGGCGACGGGTCGCGCCGCGAGCTCGTCGACGCCGCCATCGTCGTCGAGCTCACGCACCTGGCCTCGCTGTATCACGACGACGTCATGGACTCGGCGCCGCTGCGACGGGGCGCGCCCAGCGTGCACTCGGTGTGGGGCAACTCGGTCGCGATCCTCGTCGGCGACCTGCTGTTCGCCCGGGCGTCGGCGCGCGTGGCGGGGCTCGGACCGCAGGCGGTGCGCATCCAGGCCGAGACGTTCGAGCGGCTGTGCCTGGGCCAGCTTCACGAGACCACCGGACCGTCCGCGGCCGAGGACCCGGTGGCGCACTACCTCCAGGTTCTCGCCGACAAGACGGCCTCGCTGCTGGCGACCTCCGCGCGGCTGGGGGCGATGTTCGGCGGGGCGCCGCAGCAGGCGGTCGAGATCGTCGCCGCGTACGGAGAGAAGGTCGGGGTCGCGTTCCAGCTCGCCGACGACGTGCTCGACCTGACGTCGTCGGGCGCCGAGTCGGGCAAGACGCCCGGCACCGACCTGCGCGAGGGCATTGCCACCATGCCGGTGCTGTTGCTGCGCCAACGCGCCGCGCGCGCGGGGGCTGCGGCGCAGGACGTGGCGCTGGTCGCGGACCTGGACGGGGACCTGGAGTCGGACGCCGCGCTGGCCGACGTCGTCGAGCGGCTGCGGGCCCACGACGTGCTGCGCGAGACGCGCGACCTGGCGGTGCGGTACGCGCGTGAGGCGGCCGCCGAGCTGGCGCCGCTGCCCTCCGGGCCTGTCAAGGAGGCACTGGAGGCCTTCGCCGAGGCGCTGGCGGATCGCGCCGCCTGAGACGCTCGGGCGGATCAGTCCCTCAACGGCCGTCCGGGGTCCGCAAGCGCGACCGTGAGCCTGGCCCGCGCCGCCCGACCACCCCTAGCCTCCTGGGAGCAGGCCCGTGGGCGCGCCTCGCGCTCGGGGCGGAGGCTTCGGCGGTGGGAGGAGCGTGCGACCACGGGGGCGTGCAGCCGTCGCTCGCCCTGCGCCGCTCGGGTGCTCCTTGCGGACGCTCAGCTCGGCTCGCGGTCCGGGGCGGTCTGAACCGCGGACCCGCGGGTCAGGTCCCACCGGGCGAAACTGCCGGCGGGGGCCTCGAGCACCGCGGCCGCGCCACGCCGTCCGCGCGGGGCGGACCAGGGCCGCAGGACGATGACGTCGAGCACGGCTCCCTCGGGGGTGAGGAAGGCGACGTCGAGCGGGACGCGCATGCCGACGCCGTGGACCGAGGCGCAGGGGCGCAGGAGGAGCGCCGCGGGCAGGGCGCGGCGCGCGAGCATCCCGCGGGCGCGTCGCGCCCACGTGTCGGCGATCTCGACCATGGCGGTCGTCCGACCGTCGATCACGAGGCGATGCCGGGAGGGTCGCGGCATGTGACCTCCTTCACTAAGGACCTGCTAGCCTGCTAATCGCCTGAGAGTAACGTCGATCTGACCTGAGAAACATCTGTGACTCATGGGACCGAGCAACGGAGGCGCACCTGTGGACGGAACCGTCGTCGCGATCGGTGCGCCCGAGACGCTGCCGCCGACGGTGCGGGCCGTGCCGTGCGAGCCCCGGGACGTCGTGGACGCCGTGCGGTCCGTCCACGATGACGTGCTGCTCGCGGTCCGGGACGCCAAGTCTCGTCGGGTCGCTCGGTCGGTGCGTCTCGCGCTCGGCGCCGAGCGGATCGGCATCCTCCACACGCCGACGCCCTACACCGCGTGGATCGCGACGGTGCTGATGCTGGGCTCCATGCCCGCCGACGTGGCGCTGTCGAGGTCGGCCGGGGTGGCGCGCGCGGTGTCCGAGGTGCTGCGCACGCGGGTCGTCCTCTCCAATGTCGCCGCGCTCGCCAACCCGTCCCCCACGTTGCGCCAGCACCTGGCAGGGACGTTCTGGCGCACGCGATTCCTCGTGGACCTGACCGCGGGGTCGGTCACGGCCCTGTCGGGCGCGCTGGACGCCACCTCCCCGCTCGTCGTGGTCGCCCGGTCGGCGAAGCCGGTCGTCAGGGACCTGGAGGTCGGCTGGCCGGACCGGCGTGTGGATGTCGGCGTCGTCGAGGCCGGGTGGAAGGCCTCGCGGTGGGTCGAGGTGACGACCCTCGACGAGGTTCGATGGAACGAGGTCAGCGGCCAGTTGCGCCAGGAGCGCGCGCCGCAGTGCGTCTCCTGTGACCGGCCGGGATCGAGGCCGGCCTGTCTGTTCTGCGACATCCCGCTTCCGTCAGCCTCCACGACGCAGCCGGCGGGAGCCCACGCGTGAACCCTCGCAAGCGCCGAGGCGTGCTGCTGCTGACCCTGACGGGAGTCTGTGCGATCGCGGTGTTCCTGGGTGTCATGTCGTATGTCGGCTCCGTCAGCTCGCAGGTCGGCCCCATGACGAGCGTGGTGAGGCTCGCGCGGGACGTCGAGGCGTACCAGCCGATCGAACCCGACATGCTTGAGGAGGTCGACGTGCCCGAGCGATGGGTCGCCGACGGGACGGTGTCCGACGTCGCGGCGACGGCGGGCCTGGTCGCCGCAGCCCCTTATCGCAAGGGCGCGACGGTCCAGGCCGGGATGCTCATACCCCGCCCCGGCGTGCAGCCGGGGTACCGCGAGGTCGCGATCATCGTCGACGCCGAGACGGGCGTCGCAGGCAAGGTCAGCCCCGGTGACCACGTCGACATCATCGCCACGGTCGCCGGCAGCCAGCAGGAGGAGCGGCCGCGCTCCGAGCTGTGGGTCTCCAACGCCCTGGTGCTGGAGGTCGGCCTCCCGACAGACACGGAGCGGGAGGGCCTCGACGGCACGTTCACCTCAACCCAGGGAGTGCCGGTGACCTTCGCGCTGACCACACAGGACGCGCTGCGCCTCGCCTACGGCGAGAGCTTCTCGGTCAAGCTCCGCCTCGCTCTGCGGGGGGCGGGCGACGACGAGCCCACGCCCGAGGGCGAACGGGTGTTCACGGTGGAGGGGACCTGACATGAGCGCGCAGATCATCCTGGTCTCCAGCGACGCGCGGGTGCGCGAGTCCCTGACGCATGTGCTCGCCGAGGTCCGCTCGTTCGAGATCGCGGCCACCGTCGCCGACGCCCAGGGCGCGCTCGACGCGCTGGAGCGCCTTCCCGCCGCCGCGCTGGTGGTGGTCGACGCGCAGGCCGACGGCGGTCAGGGCCGCTCCGTCGCGCGCCGCGTGAGCGCGGCGGTCCCGCTCGTCGGCATCGTCATGCTGGTGCAGGACGCCGGGTCGGCGGCGCTCGCCGCGGCGATGGAGGTCGGCGCGCGCGGGGTCGTGCAGCGCACCGCGAGCCTGGACGAGATCGTCTCCCGTTTCGAGTCCGTGGCGCAGTGGACGTCCGCGGCGCGCTCGGCGGTCGAGGTCGGCCGGTCGACGGGTCGTGGCGGTCGCGTGATCGCCGTCGCCGGCGCCAAGGGCGGCGTCGGCGCCTCGGTGGTCGCGCTCCTGCTCGCGGGCGCGCAGGCGCCTGGCTCCACCGTGACGCTCGTCGACTTCGACCTCACCGCGGGTGACCTGACGGCGTTCGCGGGGGTGCACACGCGGCGCTCGATCGTCGACCTGACGGCGGTGGCGGGGGAGATCACCACGCGCATGCTGCGCGAGACGTCCTACGACGTGCCGGGCGGCCTGCGGCTGCTGCCGGCGCCGGGCCACGGCGAGCGTGGGGAGGCGATGCCCCCGGAGGTGGCGCGCGCGATCGTGACCGCGCTGCGCTTCGAGTCCGACCTCGCGGTGATCGACGTCGGCGACCACCTCGACGAGGCGGCCGCGTCGGTGCTCGAAGTCGCCGACGCGGCGTTGCTCGTGACCACTCCTGACCTGCCCGCGCTGCGCGCGGCCCGCCGCACGCTGGAGCAGTGGGACCGGCTCGCGGTGCGACGGCCTGGCGCCGTGGACCTCGTGCTCAACCGGCGCAGCAAGCGTGACCAGGTCTCGGTCCAACTGGTCGAGCGCGTCGTGGAGCGGTCAGTCGCCTTCACCGTGCCGGAGGGCGGGGAGGCCTTCGACACCGCGCTCAACACGGCCACGCTGCTGGAGGTGAGCACGCCCGTGCACGCGGCGGTCGCCGACGTCGCCGAGTCCGTGGCACACCGCCCCCTCACGACGCCCGGTCTGGAGGTCCGAGCAGACGACGAGCAGGAGTTGGAGCAGCTCCTGGGGCGAGGCTTGCGGCGAGCGTCCCGCAAGGCGCGCACGCGACGCGAGCGCCGGGTGACCGAGCAGGCCGCGGAGGCGGGCCAGGCGACGGTCGAGATGCCGGTGATCCTGACCTTGGGGCTCCTGGTGCTCCTGGTGTGCGGGCAGGCCATCTGCTGGGCTTCCGGGCTGATGGTGGCGCGGTCCGCGGCGCAGGACGGGGCGCGCACCGCCGGGATCGCGGTCGTGTACGACGCGCGCGTCGAGGCCGACGTCCTGCGTGACACGCGCGACGCGTTGCCCTCGTTCTGGCGGGGCAGGTCCCGTGTGAGCGCGGGACCGCACGAGGTGAGCGTCGAGGTG is a window from the Xylanimonas ulmi genome containing:
- a CDS encoding polyprenyl synthetase family protein translates to MSDSALAARLTERMGLVEQALADAVASADRLADDVSHHLVAAGGKRLRPFLTLLAGELGDGSRRELVDAAIVVELTHLASLYHDDVMDSAPLRRGAPSVHSVWGNSVAILVGDLLFARASARVAGLGPQAVRIQAETFERLCLGQLHETTGPSAAEDPVAHYLQVLADKTASLLATSARLGAMFGGAPQQAVEIVAAYGEKVGVAFQLADDVLDLTSSGAESGKTPGTDLREGIATMPVLLLRQRAARAGAAAQDVALVADLDGDLESDAALADVVERLRAHDVLRETRDLAVRYAREAAAELAPLPSGPVKEALEAFAEALADRAA
- the nuoN gene encoding NADH-quinone oxidoreductase subunit NuoN — translated: MNDFIPPLIDWAAISPVLVVLGAGVVGVLVEAFVPARARRAVQLTLTLGALAGAVVAVGLLWDSVHAGPRLAVGDSYDLTPFGLAIQGIVAVLAFLAVLVMADRSGGQDAFAPTAAAVPGSRYEEEARRAGLQQTEVYPLALFSTGGMLLFAATDDLVVLFIALEVLSLPLYVLCATARRRRLLSQEAAFKYFLLGAFASALTVFGIALLYGFAGSVHLPAIADALAGRGDSPLQGLHVLAVAGIVLVAGGLLFKIGAAPFHTWTPDVYTGAPTPITGFMAACTKAAAVGALVRVLFYLGEGFDAATRHEVQVLLWSVAIATMAIGTIVGVVQTDIKRLLAYSSIAHAGFILVALVGFGAAAASAVLFYLLAYGLATVGAFAVVTLVRERLTTGGGDEHDAVILGEATHLAQWAGLGRKAPWLTAAFAVFLLSMAGIPLTAGFVAKFGVFSAAVDAGAWPLALIGVLASAVSVFFYVRVIVLMVLTPAPDAGLGDGAARQADSGAATSARAGEAGGTGGAAGATATLARPAARAVVTVMTGWGPAAVVVALCAIGVVLLGVLPASVLDLAAGAAKFVP
- the cpaB gene encoding Flp pilus assembly protein CpaB, which codes for MNPRKRRGVLLLTLTGVCAIAVFLGVMSYVGSVSSQVGPMTSVVRLARDVEAYQPIEPDMLEEVDVPERWVADGTVSDVAATAGLVAAAPYRKGATVQAGMLIPRPGVQPGYREVAIIVDAETGVAGKVSPGDHVDIIATVAGSQQEERPRSELWVSNALVLEVGLPTDTEREGLDGTFTSTQGVPVTFALTTQDALRLAYGESFSVKLRLALRGAGDDEPTPEGERVFTVEGT
- a CDS encoding AAA family ATPase, whose product is MSAQIILVSSDARVRESLTHVLAEVRSFEIAATVADAQGALDALERLPAAALVVVDAQADGGQGRSVARRVSAAVPLVGIVMLVQDAGSAALAAAMEVGARGVVQRTASLDEIVSRFESVAQWTSAARSAVEVGRSTGRGGRVIAVAGAKGGVGASVVALLLAGAQAPGSTVTLVDFDLTAGDLTAFAGVHTRRSIVDLTAVAGEITTRMLRETSYDVPGGLRLLPAPGHGERGEAMPPEVARAIVTALRFESDLAVIDVGDHLDEAAASVLEVADAALLVTTPDLPALRAARRTLEQWDRLAVRRPGAVDLVLNRRSKRDQVSVQLVERVVERSVAFTVPEGGEAFDTALNTATLLEVSTPVHAAVADVAESVAHRPLTTPGLEVRADDEQELEQLLGRGLRRASRKARTRRERRVTEQAAEAGQATVEMPVILTLGLLVLLVCGQAICWASGLMVARSAAQDGARTAGIAVVYDARVEADVLRDTRDALPSFWRGRSRVSAGPHEVSVEVSAPTVLPGVSLTATSTANVYREGR
- a CDS encoding DUF192 domain-containing protein; translation: MPRPSRHRLVIDGRTTAMVEIADTWARRARGMLARRALPAALLLRPCASVHGVGMRVPLDVAFLTPEGAVLDVIVLRPWSAPRGRRGAAAVLEAPAGSFARWDLTRGSAVQTAPDREPS